Proteins encoded in a region of the Clostridium beijerinckii genome:
- the serS gene encoding serine--tRNA ligase: MLDIKFVRENPEIVKQNIKNKFQDNKLGLVDEVLTLDIELRKVKQEVEALRADRNKLSKQIGGLMAQGKKEEAEEIKKKVNADSERMAELDVKEKELEEKVKVIMMTIPNIIDPSVPIGKDDSENVEVEKFGEPVVPDFEIPYHTDIMEKLSGIDLDSARKVAGNGFYYLMGNIARLHSAVISYARDFMINRGFTYCIPPFMIRSQVVTGVMSFAEMDAMMYKIEGEDLYLIGTSEHSMIGKFIDTILPETSLPQTLTSYSPCFRKEKGAHGIEERGVYRIHQFEKQEMVVVCKPEDSMTWYDKMWKDTVDLFRSLDIPVRTLECCSGDLADLKVKSVDVEAWSPRQKKYFEVGSCSNLGDAQARRLKIRVDGKDGKYFAHTLNNTVVAPPRMLIAFLENNLNEDGSVNIPVALQPYMGGMTVIK, encoded by the coding sequence ATGTTAGACATTAAATTCGTAAGAGAAAATCCAGAGATTGTTAAACAAAACATAAAAAATAAGTTTCAAGATAATAAGTTGGGGTTAGTAGATGAAGTATTAACTTTAGATATTGAACTTAGAAAAGTTAAGCAAGAAGTAGAAGCTTTAAGAGCTGATAGAAATAAGTTATCAAAACAAATTGGTGGATTAATGGCTCAAGGTAAAAAAGAAGAAGCCGAGGAAATAAAGAAAAAAGTTAATGCCGATTCAGAAAGAATGGCTGAGTTAGACGTTAAAGAAAAAGAACTAGAAGAAAAAGTTAAAGTTATCATGATGACTATTCCAAACATAATAGATCCAAGTGTTCCAATTGGTAAAGATGATAGCGAAAATGTAGAAGTAGAAAAGTTTGGGGAACCAGTTGTTCCAGATTTCGAAATTCCATACCATACAGATATTATGGAAAAATTAAGTGGTATTGATTTAGATAGTGCTAGAAAAGTAGCAGGTAATGGTTTCTATTACTTAATGGGAAATATAGCTAGACTTCACTCAGCTGTGATTTCTTATGCAAGAGACTTTATGATAAATAGAGGATTTACATATTGTATTCCACCTTTTATGATTCGTAGCCAGGTTGTAACTGGAGTTATGAGTTTTGCTGAAATGGATGCTATGATGTACAAAATTGAAGGTGAAGATTTATACTTAATAGGAACAAGTGAACATTCTATGATTGGTAAATTTATAGATACAATATTACCAGAAACTTCACTTCCTCAAACTTTGACTAGTTATTCACCTTGCTTTAGAAAAGAAAAAGGGGCACATGGTATAGAAGAAAGAGGAGTATACAGAATTCATCAATTTGAAAAGCAAGAAATGGTTGTTGTATGTAAGCCAGAAGACAGCATGACTTGGTATGATAAAATGTGGAAAGATACAGTAGATCTATTCCGTTCTTTAGATATACCAGTGAGGACTTTAGAATGTTGCTCAGGTGATTTAGCAGATTTAAAAGTAAAATCAGTAGACGTAGAAGCATGGTCTCCAAGACAAAAGAAATACTTCGAAGTAGGAAGCTGTTCTAATTTAGGGGATGCACAAGCTCGTCGTTTAAAAATCCGTGTAGATGGTAAAGATGGTAAGTACTTTGCGCATACATTGAATAATACAGTAGTTGCACCACCAAGAATGCTTATTGCATTTTTAGAAAACAACTTAAATGAGGATGGATCTGTAAATATTCCAGTTGCATTGCAACCATATATGGGTGGTATGACAGTAATTAAATAG
- a CDS encoding DUF2249 domain-containing protein has product MSSFAVSIDVRIYERGHKKEIIFKAFEELEQGETMELINDHDPRPLYQQFIVNFPEHFEWKYLEQGPEIWRIGITKK; this is encoded by the coding sequence ATGTCAAGTTTTGCTGTTAGTATAGATGTTAGAATTTATGAAAGAGGTCATAAAAAGGAGATTATATTTAAAGCTTTTGAAGAGCTTGAACAGGGTGAAACAATGGAGCTTATAAATGATCATGATCCTCGTCCGCTTTATCAGCAGTTTATAGTTAACTTTCCAGAGCACTTTGAGTGGAAATATTTAGAGCAGGGACCTGAAATATGGAGAATAGGTATCACAAAGAAATAA
- a CDS encoding YczE/YyaS/YitT family protein: MKKLLALIIRMTFGFLLCALGTVLALNSNLGLSPWDVFHQGLTNVTSLTIGQASIIVGIIIVAITSILGLKVGMGTIANMIVIGCFIDLIIHSKIIPVCNNIYTGIIMLIGSLFVTALGSYLYIGCEMGCGPRDGLMIALVKRTGKPIGIIRLFIEAGALIIGWILGGFVGIGTLVTAIGIGYCVQLIYKVFGFDIKELKHRNIKEGLKFVNECITICTVIQSK; encoded by the coding sequence ATGAAGAAATTATTAGCACTTATAATTAGAATGACATTCGGATTTTTATTATGCGCATTAGGAACTGTGTTGGCTCTTAATTCAAATCTAGGATTAAGTCCATGGGATGTATTTCACCAAGGATTAACAAATGTAACTAGTTTAACTATTGGACAGGCAAGCATTATAGTTGGAATAATAATAGTAGCAATTACAAGTATTTTAGGGCTTAAAGTTGGGATGGGAACTATAGCGAATATGATAGTGATTGGATGTTTTATAGATTTAATCATACATTCTAAAATTATTCCAGTTTGTAATAACATATATACAGGCATAATAATGTTAATTGGAAGCTTATTTGTTACAGCTTTAGGAAGCTATTTGTATATTGGATGTGAAATGGGATGTGGTCCTAGAGATGGTCTTATGATTGCATTAGTTAAGCGTACAGGTAAACCAATTGGAATAATACGACTATTTATAGAAGCGGGAGCGCTAATTATTGGATGGATTCTAGGCGGTTTTGTCGGAATTGGAACGTTAGTCACTGCCATTGGAATCGGATATTGCGTACAGTTAATTTATAAAGTATTTGGATTTGATATAAAGGAGCTAAAGCATAGGAATATAAAAGAAGGGTTAAAGTTTGTTAATGAATGTATAACCATATGCACAGTAATTCAAAGTAAGTGA
- a CDS encoding MBL fold metallo-hydrolase — protein sequence MPFINKDLYQFNSYVEPINLTFHQYLLLGDEPLLIHTGNVMQAEALLPELKDVLSGKELKYVFISHFEADECGGLSLILEHFPKAKTICSEVTARQLNGFGIKAEIITKKAEETLNTDNYELEFINYPSEMHLWDGLLVIENKRRIFFSSDLMFALGKEIGTVKESDWNTEVNSIKQEQIPDNNKLEDLQETLKKLKPDFIATGHGPCLKLN from the coding sequence ATGCCATTTATAAATAAAGATTTATACCAATTTAATAGCTATGTTGAACCAATTAACCTTACATTTCATCAGTATTTGTTATTAGGGGATGAACCATTATTAATCCATACAGGGAACGTTATGCAGGCAGAAGCTTTGCTGCCAGAATTAAAAGATGTACTTAGTGGTAAAGAGCTAAAGTATGTTTTTATTTCACATTTTGAGGCGGATGAATGTGGGGGATTATCATTAATATTAGAACATTTTCCTAAAGCTAAAACAATTTGCTCTGAAGTTACAGCGCGTCAGTTAAATGGTTTTGGAATAAAAGCAGAAATTATTACTAAGAAAGCAGAGGAAACTTTAAATACTGATAATTATGAGTTAGAGTTTATAAATTATCCTTCTGAAATGCATCTTTGGGATGGATTATTAGTTATAGAAAATAAACGTAGGATATTTTTTAGCAGTGATTTGATGTTTGCGTTGGGAAAAGAAATAGGCACAGTAAAAGAATCTGATTGGAATACAGAAGTAAACAGCATTAAGCAAGAACAAATACCAGACAATAATAAGCTGGAAGATTTACAAGAGACTTTAAAAAAGTTAAAGCCTGACTTTATAGCTACAGGCCATGGGCCATGTCTTAAACTAAACTAA
- the hcp gene encoding hydroxylamine reductase, whose product MSMFCYQCQETAGCKGCTKVGVCGKDEYVAKAQDLLMYATKGLAIVSNEGRKVGVKDSKVDKYITENLFTTITNANFDRDSILDRVKETLKLREELKAKVISSGGKVGEVKVTGGFFKKIFGMQTTEMIMPEAATWTADNTIEFDEKAEKVGVLATENEDIRSLRELITYGLKGLSAYMKHAMNLKYNNEEVHAFMAKALAATIDDTLTVDDYVALALEAGKFGVDGMALLDKANTESYGHPEITTVDIGVRTNPGILISGHDLKDLEMLLEQTEGTGVDVYTHGEMLAGQYYPKFKKYSHFAGNYGNAWWKQKEEFEKFNGPILMTTNCIVIPKNSYKNRLFTTGATGMPGCPHIEPKADGTKDFSKVIEMAKKCKAPTEIEKGQIVGGFAHNQVLALADKVVDAVKSGAIKRFFVMAGCDGRAKSRDYYAEFAQKLPMDTVILTAGCAKYKYNKLNLGDIGGIPRVLDAGQCNDSYSLVVIALKLQEVFGLKSVNELPISYNIAWYEQKAVIVLLSLLHLGVKNIHLGPTLPAFLSPNVAKVLVDNFGIGGITNVDDDMKMFMEA is encoded by the coding sequence ATGTCAATGTTTTGTTATCAATGTCAAGAAACAGCTGGATGTAAGGGCTGTACTAAAGTAGGGGTATGCGGTAAGGATGAGTATGTAGCAAAAGCTCAAGACTTATTAATGTATGCAACTAAAGGACTAGCTATAGTAAGTAATGAAGGAAGAAAAGTTGGAGTTAAAGATAGTAAAGTTGATAAATATATAACAGAAAACTTATTCACAACAATTACAAACGCTAATTTTGATAGAGATTCTATTTTAGATAGAGTTAAAGAAACTTTAAAATTAAGAGAAGAATTAAAAGCTAAAGTAATTAGCTCTGGTGGTAAAGTTGGAGAAGTAAAAGTAACTGGTGGTTTCTTCAAGAAAATATTCGGAATGCAAACTACAGAAATGATTATGCCAGAAGCAGCTACTTGGACAGCTGACAATACAATAGAATTTGATGAAAAAGCAGAAAAAGTTGGAGTTCTTGCAACTGAAAATGAAGATATAAGAAGCTTAAGAGAACTTATCACTTATGGATTAAAAGGATTATCTGCTTACATGAAGCATGCTATGAACTTAAAATATAATAATGAAGAAGTTCATGCATTTATGGCAAAAGCATTAGCTGCTACAATAGATGATACATTAACAGTTGATGATTATGTAGCATTAGCATTAGAAGCAGGTAAATTTGGTGTAGACGGTATGGCATTACTTGATAAAGCTAATACTGAAAGTTATGGACATCCAGAAATAACAACTGTTGATATCGGAGTCAGAACTAATCCAGGAATATTAATTTCAGGACATGATTTAAAAGATTTAGAAATGTTACTTGAGCAAACAGAAGGTACTGGAGTAGATGTATATACTCACGGAGAAATGCTTGCAGGACAATATTATCCTAAGTTTAAGAAGTATTCTCACTTTGCAGGAAACTATGGTAATGCATGGTGGAAACAAAAAGAAGAATTCGAAAAATTCAATGGACCAATCCTTATGACTACAAACTGTATAGTTATACCAAAGAATTCATATAAGAACAGATTATTTACAACAGGTGCTACAGGAATGCCAGGATGTCCTCATATTGAACCTAAAGCTGACGGAACAAAGGACTTCTCAAAAGTTATAGAAATGGCTAAAAAATGTAAAGCTCCTACTGAAATAGAAAAAGGACAAATAGTTGGTGGATTTGCTCATAACCAAGTTTTAGCTTTAGCTGATAAAGTTGTAGATGCAGTTAAATCTGGTGCTATAAAGAGATTCTTTGTAATGGCAGGCTGTGATGGTAGAGCTAAATCAAGAGATTACTATGCAGAATTCGCACAAAAGTTACCAATGGATACAGTTATATTAACAGCAGGTTGTGCTAAGTATAAATATAACAAGTTAAACTTGGGTGATATTGGAGGAATTCCAAGAGTATTAGATGCAGGGCAATGTAATGATTCATATTCATTAGTTGTTATAGCACTTAAACTTCAAGAAGTATTTGGATTAAAGAGTGTAAATGAATTACCTATTTCATACAACATAGCTTGGTATGAACAAAAAGCTGTAATAGTATTATTATCATTATTACACTTAGGAGTTAAAAACATTCACTTAGGACCAACACTTCCAGCATTCCTTTCACCAAATGTTGCTAAAGTATTAGTAGACAACTTCGGAATTGGTGGAATAACTAATGTAGATGATGACATGAAGATGTTTATGGAAGCATAA